A DNA window from Danio aesculapii chromosome 1, fDanAes4.1, whole genome shotgun sequence contains the following coding sequences:
- the lig4 gene encoding DNA ligase 4 isoform X1, which produces MMESVSKSDAKPQAFVAAQVPFIHLCTVLEKIQKTKLRPDKSKILKEFIDSWRNFHTALHKDNPDTADSFYAAMRLIVPPFERERMAYGIKENMLAKLYIEVLGLPKNGDEANKLLNYRAPTTSQGEAGDFALMAYFVLKKRCTSQGNLSIKEVNDFLDSVAINNASKQKDQVKKSLLHLITQSSALEQKWLIRMILKDMKLGISKETVLQVFHPDAPEFYNVTTDLNKVCRQLHDPSVSLSEVSIDLFSAFKPMLAAVANIRQIEKQMGNRPFYIETKLDGERIQLHKAGDVYKYYTRNSYEYTQQFGASPLEGSLTPYIHNVFSPHVVNCILDGEMMAYNPKTETFMQKGSKFDIKRLVDDSDLQTCFCVFDVLLINNQKFGKEPLKKRYESLETVFSPIKGRIHLVTKSEGRTMQEVVNSLNEAIDNREEGIMVKDPMSIYKPDKRGEGWLKIKPEYVDGLMDELDLLIVGGYWGKGRRSGMLSHFLCAVAEVPSPGEKPTVFHTLCRIGSGYTLKELYDLGVKLAKHWKVYNRNNPPAAILCGTEKPEVYIEPRNSVILQVKAAEIVTSEMYKTDCTLRFPRIERIREDKEWHQCMTLDDLNQFRSKASGKLASRHLNIHEDQPEKKKRKIVAKPKKTIGVIDHFKSQDLSKVAKETDMFEEVEFCVVNGDDEHSKAELEKGVARCGGIVVQNPGKDTYCAIAAVQNMRVKNLISSDQHDVVWATWLLECLENKQVIPWQPRHMIHMSPSTRDHFAKEYDQYGDSYYVDTSEQQLRDVIEKISSAEVKSLSVAQIEAENSWDDLLTSIFRPYSAYFDRCADIGDPKSVTCGTCLDTRALEFRFHGGKVVEKLKEGISHVVVENKKRALDLKTLRRLHTKKFKIVHESWVTDSIKAGHVKDEIDYLI; this is translated from the coding sequence ATGATGGAAAGTGTCTCAAAAAGTGATGCCAAACCACAGGCGTTTGTTGCTGCGCAAGTTCCGTTTATTCACCTCTGCACAGTTCTGGAGAAAATTCAGAAGACCAAACTCCGACCAGACAAAAGCAAAATCCTAAAGGAGTTTATAGATTCATGGAGGAATTTCCATACAGCACTTCACAAGGACAACCCGGACACAGCAGATTCATTTTACGCCGCTATGCGTCTTATTGTGCCTCCATTTGAGAGGGAGCGAATGGCTTATGGTATAAAGGAAAACATGCTTGCCAAACTGTATATTGAGGTTTTAGGTCTACCTAAAAATGGAGATGAGGCAAACAAACTTCTAAATTACAGAGCTCCAACCACATCTCAAGGAGAAGCCGGTGACTTTGCCCTCATGGCCTACTTTGTCCtgaaaaaaaggtgcacaagtcAGGGCAATTTAAGCATTAAAGAAGTCAATGACTTCTTGGATTCTGTAGCTATCAACAATGCCAGCAAGCAGAAGGATCAAGTGAAGAAAAGCCTTTTGCATCTGATAACTCAGAGTTCAGCTTTGGAACAGAAGTGGCTCATTAGAATGATCCTCAAGGACATGAAGCTTGGCATTAGCAAGGAGACAGTTCTTCAGGTTTTCCATCCAGATGCACCAGAATTCTACAATGTCACCACAGATCTCAATAAAGTATGTCGACAACTTCATGATCCATCTGTGTCTCTCAGTGAAGTCTCCATTGATCTGTTCTCCGCTTTTAAACCAATGCTGGCTGCTGTTGCCAATATCAGACAGATAGAGAAGCAAATGGGCAACCGGCCATTCTATATTGAGACGAAGCTTGATGGTGAGCGCATTCAACTGCATAAAGCTGGAGATGTTTACAAATATTACACAAGAAATTCTTATGAGTACACGCAACAGTTTGGGGCCTCTCCACTAGAGGGCTCCCTCACACCATACATTCACAATGTCTTCAGCCCTCATGTGGTGAATTGCATTCTAGATGGAGAGATGATGGCTTATAACCCTAAAACTGAGACCTTCATGCAGAAGGGCAGTAAGTTTGATATTAAAAGACTGGTGGACGACTCTGATTTGCAAACCTGCTTTTGCGTATTTGATGTCTTGTTGATAAACAATCAGAAGTTTGGAAAGGAACCTCTGAAGAAGCGTTATGAAAGTCTTGAGACTGTCTTCTCCCCCATCAAAGGCCGTATCCACCTGGTCACTAAATCTGAAGGCAGAACCATGCAAGAAGTGGTGAATTCTCTCAACGAGGCTATTGACAATCGTGAAGAGGGGATTATGGTTAAGGATCCAATGTCCATTTACAAACCAGATAAACGTGGGGAAGGATGGCTAAAGATTAAGCCTGAATATGTGGATGGTCTAATGGATGAACTTGATCTGCTGATAGTGGGCGGTTACTGGGGTAAAGGCAGGAGAAGTGGGATGCTTTCTCATTTTCTCTGTGCGGTAGCCGAGGTGCCAAGTCCTGGGGAGAAGCCCACGGTATTCCACACGCTGTGTCGCATTGGATCTGGCTACACCTTGAAAGAACTGTACGATCTTGGTGTGAAGTTGGCCAAACATTGGAAAGTATACAACAGAAATAATCCTCCCGCAGCCATTTTGTGTGGAACAGAAAAGCCAGAGGTTTACATTGAACCACGCAACTCTGTGATCCTACAAGTCAAAGCAGCAGAGATCGTCACCAGTGAAATGTATAAGACCGACTGCACATTGCGTTTCCCTAGAATAGAAAGAATCCGAGAAGACAAAGAGTGGCATCAGTGCATGACCTTGGATGACCTGAACCAGTTTCGCTCTAAGGCTTCCGGAAAGCTGGCATCAAGACATCTGAACATTCATGAAGACCAGCCTGAAAAGAAGAAGCGCAAAATCGTCGCTAAACCCAAGAAGACCATAGGAGTCATCGACCACTTTAAATCCCAGGATTTGTCAAAGGTTGCCAAAGAGACGGATATGTTTGAGGAGGTTGAGTTTTGTGTGGTAAATGGTGATGATGAACATTCCAAAGCAGAGCTTGAAAAAGGCGTAGCACGCTGTGGAGGCATCGTTGTGCAGAATCCTGGAAAAGACACATACTGTGCCATTGCAGCTGTGCAGAACATGAGAGTGAAGAACCTCATCTCCTCAGACCAGCATGATGTGGTGTGGGCTACTTGGCTTCTAGAGTGTCTGGAAAATAAGCAGGTAATCCCATGGCAACCACGTCACATGATCCACATGTCACCTTCCACAAGGGACCACTTCGCTAAAGAGTATGATCAGTATGGAGACAGTTATTACGTTGACACTAGTGAACAGCAGCTGAGGGATGTCATTGAAAAAATCAGCTCCGCAGAAGTCAAGAGTCTGTCTGTGGCTCAGATAGAAGCAGAGAATTCATGGGATGACTTGCTTACTAGCATTTTTAGGCCCTATAGTGCATACTTTGACCGATGTGCTGACATAGGAGATCCCAAATCTGTTACATGCGGTACGTGTTTAGACACTCGTGCCTTAGAATTCCGATTCCATGGCGGTAAAGTTGTGGAGAAACTCAAAGAAGGAATCTCACATGTGGTAGTTGAAAATAAGAAAAGGGCTCTGGACTTAAAGACACTGAGACGACTTCATACTAAGAAGTTCAAAATTGTTCATGAATCATGGGTTACTGATTCCATCAAAGCAGGCCATGTAAAGGATGAGATTGACTACCTGATATAA
- the lig4 gene encoding DNA ligase 4 isoform X2, whose protein sequence is MMESVSKSDAKPQAFVAAQVPFIHLCTVLEKIQKTKLRPDKSKILKEFIDSWRNFHTALHKDNPDTADSFYAAMRLIVPPFERERMAYGIKENMLAKLYIEVLGLPKNGDEANKLLNYRAPTTSQGEAGDFALMAYFVLKKRCTSQGNLSIKEVNDFLDSVAINNASKQKDQVKKSLLHLITQSSALEQKWLIRMILKDMKLGISKETVLQVFHPDAPEFYNVTTDLNKVCRQLHDPSVSLSEVSIDLFSAFKPMLAAVANIRQIEKQMGNRPFYIETKLDGERIQLHKAGDVYKYYTRNSYEYTQQFGASPLEGSLTPYIHNVFSPHVVNCILDGEMMAYNPKTETFMQKGSKFDIKRLVDDSDLQTCFCVFDVLLINNQKFGKEPLKKRYESLETVFSPIKGRIHLVTKSEGRTMQEVVNSLNEAIDNREEGIMVKDPMSIYKPDKRGEGWLKIKPEYVDGLMDELDLLIVGGYWGKGRRSGMLSHFLCAVAEVPSPGEKPTVFHTLCRIGSGYTLKELYDLGVKLAKHWKVYNRNNPPAAILCGTEKPEVYIEPRNSVILQVKAAEIVTSEMYKTDCTLRFPRIERIREDKEWHQCMTLDDLNQFRSKASGKLASRHLNIHEDQPEKKKRKIVAKPKKTIGVIDHFKSQDLSKVAKETDMFEEVEFCVVNGDDEHSKAELEKGVARCGGIVVQNPGKDTYCAIAAVQNMRVKNLISSDQHDVVWATWLLECLENKQVSDHRKTILDELAAVRMLLKDPMLLLLWNYSLGIK, encoded by the coding sequence ATGATGGAAAGTGTCTCAAAAAGTGATGCCAAACCACAGGCGTTTGTTGCTGCGCAAGTTCCGTTTATTCACCTCTGCACAGTTCTGGAGAAAATTCAGAAGACCAAACTCCGACCAGACAAAAGCAAAATCCTAAAGGAGTTTATAGATTCATGGAGGAATTTCCATACAGCACTTCACAAGGACAACCCGGACACAGCAGATTCATTTTACGCCGCTATGCGTCTTATTGTGCCTCCATTTGAGAGGGAGCGAATGGCTTATGGTATAAAGGAAAACATGCTTGCCAAACTGTATATTGAGGTTTTAGGTCTACCTAAAAATGGAGATGAGGCAAACAAACTTCTAAATTACAGAGCTCCAACCACATCTCAAGGAGAAGCCGGTGACTTTGCCCTCATGGCCTACTTTGTCCtgaaaaaaaggtgcacaagtcAGGGCAATTTAAGCATTAAAGAAGTCAATGACTTCTTGGATTCTGTAGCTATCAACAATGCCAGCAAGCAGAAGGATCAAGTGAAGAAAAGCCTTTTGCATCTGATAACTCAGAGTTCAGCTTTGGAACAGAAGTGGCTCATTAGAATGATCCTCAAGGACATGAAGCTTGGCATTAGCAAGGAGACAGTTCTTCAGGTTTTCCATCCAGATGCACCAGAATTCTACAATGTCACCACAGATCTCAATAAAGTATGTCGACAACTTCATGATCCATCTGTGTCTCTCAGTGAAGTCTCCATTGATCTGTTCTCCGCTTTTAAACCAATGCTGGCTGCTGTTGCCAATATCAGACAGATAGAGAAGCAAATGGGCAACCGGCCATTCTATATTGAGACGAAGCTTGATGGTGAGCGCATTCAACTGCATAAAGCTGGAGATGTTTACAAATATTACACAAGAAATTCTTATGAGTACACGCAACAGTTTGGGGCCTCTCCACTAGAGGGCTCCCTCACACCATACATTCACAATGTCTTCAGCCCTCATGTGGTGAATTGCATTCTAGATGGAGAGATGATGGCTTATAACCCTAAAACTGAGACCTTCATGCAGAAGGGCAGTAAGTTTGATATTAAAAGACTGGTGGACGACTCTGATTTGCAAACCTGCTTTTGCGTATTTGATGTCTTGTTGATAAACAATCAGAAGTTTGGAAAGGAACCTCTGAAGAAGCGTTATGAAAGTCTTGAGACTGTCTTCTCCCCCATCAAAGGCCGTATCCACCTGGTCACTAAATCTGAAGGCAGAACCATGCAAGAAGTGGTGAATTCTCTCAACGAGGCTATTGACAATCGTGAAGAGGGGATTATGGTTAAGGATCCAATGTCCATTTACAAACCAGATAAACGTGGGGAAGGATGGCTAAAGATTAAGCCTGAATATGTGGATGGTCTAATGGATGAACTTGATCTGCTGATAGTGGGCGGTTACTGGGGTAAAGGCAGGAGAAGTGGGATGCTTTCTCATTTTCTCTGTGCGGTAGCCGAGGTGCCAAGTCCTGGGGAGAAGCCCACGGTATTCCACACGCTGTGTCGCATTGGATCTGGCTACACCTTGAAAGAACTGTACGATCTTGGTGTGAAGTTGGCCAAACATTGGAAAGTATACAACAGAAATAATCCTCCCGCAGCCATTTTGTGTGGAACAGAAAAGCCAGAGGTTTACATTGAACCACGCAACTCTGTGATCCTACAAGTCAAAGCAGCAGAGATCGTCACCAGTGAAATGTATAAGACCGACTGCACATTGCGTTTCCCTAGAATAGAAAGAATCCGAGAAGACAAAGAGTGGCATCAGTGCATGACCTTGGATGACCTGAACCAGTTTCGCTCTAAGGCTTCCGGAAAGCTGGCATCAAGACATCTGAACATTCATGAAGACCAGCCTGAAAAGAAGAAGCGCAAAATCGTCGCTAAACCCAAGAAGACCATAGGAGTCATCGACCACTTTAAATCCCAGGATTTGTCAAAGGTTGCCAAAGAGACGGATATGTTTGAGGAGGTTGAGTTTTGTGTGGTAAATGGTGATGATGAACATTCCAAAGCAGAGCTTGAAAAAGGCGTAGCACGCTGTGGAGGCATCGTTGTGCAGAATCCTGGAAAAGACACATACTGTGCCATTGCAGCTGTGCAGAACATGAGAGTGAAGAACCTCATCTCCTCAGACCAGCATGATGTGGTGTGGGCTACTTGGCTTCTAGAGTGTCTGGAAAATAAGCAG